ATATTCCAGGTGTAGCGAACTGTTTTAACCTTCAGGGAAATAGCAGGAGAAAAATCAAAATCAAACCATTCCGCGACCACTGGAGATACGCCACCTCCACAAGGCTTATAGCGCGGTAAGGTTTCTTTTTCCAATACCAGGACCGATCGACCTTTTTTGGCAAGGTGGTAGGCTGCGGTACCCCCTGCTGGCCCCGCCCCGACAATAATGCAATCAAACATATTAAACCGTGGTGATTTCTGTTTCCTTATCAGCCAAAATCTTATCAATTTGGTTGGTATATTTATCGGTCAAACCTTGAATCTGATCTTGCAGATCCTTCGATTCATCTTCCGAGATATCACCACTTTTGCCCTGCTTCCGCGCCGTATCAATGGCATCTCGGCGGATGTTGCGGATAGCAACTTTTCCTTCTTCGGCAATCTTGCCGGCCATCTTGACGAAGTCTTTACGGCGTTCTTCCGTCAAAGGGGGAATATTGAGGCGAATGGCTGAGCCATCATTATTAGGTACTAAGCCCACATCCGAGAGGGAAATCGATTTTTCGATATCCGTTAAACTGCTGGGGTCAAAGGGCTGAATCGTAATTGTGCTGGCATCTGGGGTGCTGATGGTGGCCAAAGAGCGCAATGGAGTCTCCGTACCATAATATTCCACCGTAATTCGGTCCAACAAAGAGGCATTGGCTCGACCCGTCCGAATCGTGTTGAGGGACCGCTTCATAGCCTCAATAGACTTTTCCATTAAAGTCTTGGCATCAGCTAACTTCACAAGAACCTCCCACAATAGTGCCAATGGATTCGCCCAATAGGGCTCGCCGAATATTTCCAGAAACAGATAGGTCAAAGACCAAAATAGGAATATTGTTGTCTTTGCACAAGGCGATCGCAGTGCTGTCCATCACTTTCAAATCATGGGTGAGGACATGTCCGTAGGTCAAACTTTGAAATCGCTTGGCATTGGGATTGATTTTAGGATCTGCATCGTACACTCCATCCACCTTGGTGGCCTTCATGATGATATCTGCATCAATTTCAGCCGCCCGCAAAGCTGCGGTGGTATCCGTGGTAAAGAAAGGATTGCCAGAGCCTGCACCAAAAATGACCACCCGGCCTTTTTCTAGATGGCGCATGGCGCGACGGCGAATGTACGGTTCTGCCAATTCCTGCAGGGAGATAGCGGTTTGTACACGGGTCGGTACATCCATTTGCTCGAGGGAATCTTGCAGAGTCATCGCATTCATGACCGTTGCAATCATGCCGATATAGTCTGCAGTCGCTCGATCCATACCCGCAGCTGCACCTTTCACACCGCGAAAAATGTTGCCCCCTCCGACCACAACAGCGACCTGTATGCCACGGGCTGCTACGTCAGAGATCTCTTCAGCAATTCCTTGAACAATGGTGGGGTCAATACCATAGGGCAAAGTTCCCATTAGGGCTTCGCCACTAAGCTTTAATAGGACCCGTTGATAGGTATTTCCCATGCAATGATAACTGCTACGAAAATTGCTCCCCAATTAAGATAGCAGGATTAGGGATCAGGAGGTTGGCTAAAATGATTTTATTCAGCTTTCGAATTGCCTATTGACAGTATCAATGGATGATTGGAGTAACGATGAAGTTGCCAAGACTCAATCACGACTCTGTTGTCTCTAACCACAGAAACCAGTGAAATAGTTACGGTAATAAAAGAAATTGAAGTGTCAAGGACTAATTTATAAGCCATGAGGCATCCCTCCCGTTGGATCTTAGGAAGACTATTTTTACTACTGTGTCTACTCAGTATTGAAATGACGTTGGGTGGACACCTTGCGATCGCAGCACCGAATCAATCCACTCCTCCTCCCTATACTGCTGAGATCGAAACTCAGGTAGAGGATCTATTTAACGCAGCGATGGAAGCAACCAACAAAGGTAACTTTGACCAAGCGGAACAATATTGGACCGAAGCCCTTGAGTTTCTGCCTGATAACCCTGCCATCTGGAGCAATCGAGGTAATTCCAAGATTGGCCAAGGTAATTTTGAGGCTGCTTTAGTCGACTATGACCGTTCAGTTGAACTGGCTCCTGAACAACCCGATGCCTATCTAAATCGGGGTACCGTCCAAGAAGGACTAGCCAATTGGGAAGCTGCGATCGCAGATTACAACAAGGTGATTGAACTGGATCCGAAGGAGGCGGCTGCCTATAACAATCGTGGCAATGCCAAGGCGGGACAAGGAGATTGGAATGCTGCTCTAACAGATTTTGAAACAGCCATGGCGTTATCTCCACAGTTTGCCTTTGCTAGAGGCAATTATGCCCTCGCTTTGTACCAAGTGGGTGAGCGCGATGAGTCTATTCGGACTATGCGGAATTTAATCCGCAAATATCCCCAGTTTGCCGATATTCGTGCAGCGATGACGGCGGCTTTATGGGACAAAGGCCAAATTGGTGAAGCAGAAAGTAATTGGGTAGCTGCCATTGGACTAGATTCGCGCTATAAAGATACAACCTGGCTAGCAAAAATTCGCCGCTGGCCCCCCGCTTTGGTTGAAAATATGGAAGGTTTTCTCACCTTGTCTGGTGAGAAAGGGGCCTAGAATTGAATCAAACCTCTGCTTGAGTTCAGGAGGTATTTGTCTTCTCTGTTGTTTTAATTGGTCATGTCTCTCAAACCCGTCCAACAGGTTCTATCAACCTTAAAACAAACCCATTGGCAGCATGAGCAGGAATTTGTGCAGTTGTTGGATACCTGGACCCAGATTGTTGGACCTGTCGTTGCTGCCCAAACTCAACCCATCCAAATTACACCGCGAAAAATTTTGCTTGTGGCCACGACTAGTTCTGCCTGGGCTCAAAATTTAGCGTTTGAACGAAATCGCATTCTCAAGAAGCTGAATACCCAGCTCTCATATGAATTTACAGACATTCGTTTTTCCACGAGCCAATGGCCGAGAGGGTCGAACACCCTCCGCCGTCGTTCCTCAGTACCTCCGTCAATTACACCTGCTAGTTTGCTCCCAGCCTTACCCGTTTCCCAACTGGAACCTAGCCTCGATCCTAATGAGGCGTTTGAACGGTGGACGGATGCAATCCACCAACGGTCTCATGGGTATCCGACTTGTCCTGTCTGCCAATGTCCAACTCCAGAGACTGAACTACAACGCTGGTCCGTCTGTAGCTTATGTGCAGTTCGAGAACCAGAAGTATAAGTCTGCTGACTGACAAAAGTTGTACCTTAATATTCAGTCAATTTATCTCCAGGGCACTTCGAAAAAAAGAATTGAATGTTTCCTAGGACATCACAACAGCTCAATCAAACTTGGTCCAGCCCAATGAATTTGAAGAAGTCTGCATTTAGGGGCAAATCAGCGCCCCATCTCGCTTGATTGGGACTGTTTAGGCATACTGAGTCTGCAGTTCCTTTTTGCGCCAAAACACATAGCGTCTCAAGTTATAGGCCAAATCCTTCAGACCGAGTTGAGCACGGACTCGCTTCATCCCAATACAGCGGACCTGCTTGCCTCCCAAATTCATTACCCATGCCCCAAAGACATGTTCAATCTTAGCGCGCACCTTCGATTTACCCCGATTCGTTTCTTTTTGCTCTTCGGTTAATGGATGATTGCGATACCCTCGCTCATGAATTTGGCTGACATAGCCAATGGCTTCGAGTCCTGCTTCTAACGCTTCGCTGCGATAGGCACTGTCAGCCCAAATTTCATCGGCGTCATTCTCTCCATCCAAGATGTCGCAAAAAGGCTGGGAGTCATGGACGGATGCGTCGGTCACCTGATGCTGGCGGATAAACCCATAGGCAGCATCAATATTGATATGGTTTTTGTAGCCAAAGTGGCTTTTGCCATTCTTTTTGGTCCATCGGGCGTCGGTATCTTTGTGAGACTGTTTATGAGGCTTATCTTTCCACTCAGGGGGGATGTCGCCTTGTTTGATCTGTTTGTTTTCTTCGCGAGTATTGCGTTGAATAGGAACTGGCACTAGGGTCGCATCAATGATTTGACCGCCTTTAGCCGTATACCCACACCCTGCTAAAAACTGGTTAAAGGTTGCAAAAAGCTCCTCTATCAAATCGGCGTCACTCAGGTGCTGGCGAAATAGCCACACGGTCGTTGAATCGGGTACTTCATCCTCTGGAGACAAACCTAGAAATCGGCGAAATGAGAGTCTGTCATGGGTTTGATATTCCAACTCTTCATCACTCAGGTTATACAGTTGCTGAAGGATTAACAGCTTCAATAGCAACAGTCTATCGATGGGTTTACGGCCTGCTTTGCTTTTGCGCTCTGGTTGGGGAAGTTGCTCTAAGCAACGGCGGAAGATCGCCCAGTCTATGAGGCAATTGATCTCGCTTAAGCTGTCTTTGCGTGCTTCTAGCTGCTCACGGCGATGTTTGATTCTGCCAAAGCCTTTGGATTGCATGGCGAATTATCCTGTGAGGGCTGGGTCATATTCTCAATATTAAGGCTTTCTATTTTTCGAAGTGCCCTCCAGTAATAGCGTGTAGAGATTAACTGCATAATTTGGGAATCAGCACCATTAGATTGGACGCCACGCTAAGAGGATGTTTGAAAAAGCTCCAGCAAAGTATGCCAATCGTCTGACCTTAATGCCAATCATAGCCAGATAAATGAATGTTTCACTAGCCTGTGCTAGAGACTCACAATTCCATTCAATCGACAACGCCAGTTCCACCAGTCAAAGGTGCGCCCAGGAGAAAAGTCTCCAGACACATCCTTCCCACAAGACCTAAAACATAGCGTTGAGAGCCAGTCCTTGGGTGTCCTAGCAGGGCTGTTTCAAGTTCACCTGAGGTGATTTAAAAGTACTGGAGATACGTGAGCAGAAATAATGTTATGAAAAATCTAGGTGCACGATAATTTTGGTTTCAGATTTTCTTTCAAGAACTTAAAAAAGCCCTGGGTGTCCTCGACATTTAGCTGCAGTTAGGAGGCATTCAAGGAGTTCTCCTTTCTCTAAAGTAAGGTCGATTTACACATTGCTCCTTGAAGCTAGGGTTTGGCAATGACAGTCTACTCACAAAGAGCTTTTTTATAGAAATTTCGATTTCTCACATATCCTCTCAGCCATTTACAGAAAACCACGAAAACTCATAAGAGCAGAACGCTTTCATAGCGAAATATAGTCAAATAATTTACCCAGAAAAATACCAAGAAGATTTTTTATAAGGAATTTGCGTATTTTTTTTATTTAATTCAGATAGGTAAGAAGAGTAATCAATTTAACCTCATAATTTTTTGCCATATTTTAGCAGTATTTTGAAATTTACTTTCCATAATCTCTCTAATTAGCTTAATTAAAATTACTTCATAAAAGCTCGAATCAAGTCTTGCAATTAGCTAAAAATAACTATTATTATTTTTCTGATTATTTCAATAACTTAAAAATATATTCATCCCTTTTTACGACTTTCATAAATATATCTAAAAGGTGCATAGCATCAATTTCATTGACCTTTTCATGCATTGAGTTCTATGTTTAGGCTTGATTATCCCCCTCTTGCTAACTGGGCTGGATTTATTGCTGCCCTGCTGTATGTCATTACTTTATTGCCCACTATCTTAAGGGTGGTATTTCCATCTACTAAAACAACAGGTATTCCTAAAAGCTTGCTAATTCAGCGCCGACTTCTTGGGATTATTGCTTTTTTAATGTCTGTCATCCACGGATACTGGCTAGTCTCTAAGAGAGAACTCGACTTTTTAGACTTCCAAACTTATTGGATTTATTGCCAGGGAATTATTACGTTTCTCATATTTACTTTACTCGCAATCACCTCTAATGACTGGAGTGTAAAAAAGCTTAAAAAGAACTGGAAAAAGCTTCATCAACTCACTTACTTTGCAATGTTCTTGCTGTTGTGGCATGTTATCGACAAAATGTGGGGCCATTGGACTTGGGTAACCCCACCATCCCTAGTCATAACAGGGGCAATTACGATTTTATTTTTAGTTCGAATGATTCGTGAAAATCATCAATCAGATAAGCCCAAAGGGCAGAATCCTGAGTCACCAGCAACCAAAGAAACGGCCTCCAAAACTGACTAATGGATGGCTGCTTGTAATCACTCAATCACCCTCAACCATTTACTAGGAAAAATAAAATGGCAAAAACCACTCAAAAAAAGAACTGGGTACTGTTCCTTTTGATGTCTACTGCAGCCACTTTATATGGACTGAGAGCCCATGAGCAGCTAGGCCGTACCGTTGCTTATCAAGCTGCACCATCTCAGTCTATATCGACCATTCACAAGACCCTGCAAACGCTAAAAAATAATAGTGTATGGATCTATGCGATCGCACTCAGTCCCGATGGTGAAACCTTGGCGAGTGGGCGCTATGACGGCAAGATTGAGCTATGGAATTTACGCACTGGCACCTTACGTCAAACCCTGAAAGCTCATGAAGATGCCGTCTCATCTTTAACAATCAGTGCTGATGGCCAAACATTAATCAGCGGTAGCTGGGATAACCGCATTAATTTATGGGACTTACACACTGGGAACCATCTGCATACTCTAGAAGATGCAGCAGATGATGTTACTGCCATCGCCCTCAGTCCAGACGGCAAATCCTTGGCTGCCAGTGCTGCAGATAAAACTATCAGACTCTGGGATTTGAAGTCGAGCAGTCAACTGCAGGTCCAGAAAGCCCCCACTGTCGTTCTGTCTTTAGCCTTTAGTCCTGATGGGCAGGTTCTAGCTGGGGGGAGCCGGGATGGTGTCGTACGGTTCTGGCAGCGGGATAGTCTTTCTCCTAGAGTTGCCCTAGAGGGACATCAGGGTGCGGTACAGTCGGTCTCCTTTAGTCCCGATGGCACCTTATTGGCCAGTGGCAGTGAAGACCAGAGCATGAAAGTTTGGCATCTCTCCGAAGGGAAACTCCTGCATACCCTCCAGGGCCATAATGCACCTGTCTTATCGGTTGCCTTTAGTCCAGATGGCCGCAACTTAGCCAGTGGGAGTTATGACCGCACCATTAAAATTTGGAATCCTGTATCCGGTCGGCCCCTCAAAAATTTGGTCGGACATACCAAGTCAGTGCAATCGATCCAATTTAGTCCGGATAGTCAAACCTTAGTGAGTTCCGGCAGTGATGCCACCGTAAGAGTTTGGCCGATTGTGGCAGCGACGGCTCTCCAGTAACCCGTGATCAAACGCCCACGGCTGCAGCGAGTTTGCATGCTGTCTTCACTGGCCTAAAAAGGCCAGTGAGCTGGAACACAGAGCCTCAAAATCCAGTCAGATAAAATGATAGAGCGGTTTAAAAGTTAGGGAACAGTAAATAAGGAAACTAGTTAACTGGATGACTTGGATGCATTTTATAATCCTGGAGTCTTCAGATCATTCACTAGTCTTAAAGCGTCCACAATCTGGAGACAGAGCTTCGTCTTGAGCATTGCTATGGAGGTAGGCTCCAGTTCCTTTCCCTAAGTTACCACTCAAAATTTATCTTGTTCTGTAGAGGTCTCAATCGACGGTATGTCTAAGATATTGTCCCGAAGTATGCCCTTGTTAGCGAAAAGTATTGCGATCGCATCTATTGCTGGAATTTGCTCACAAGCGCTACCAAGCTATGCCGGGTTTAATCCGGGGGGCACCGTCGGCAAGCCTGGAAATCGGCGGGGATTAGCTACCCGAGGCGGTGGTTGTAAGGCTAGCGGCAACCCAACTTTAACGACATTGGTTCCTAAAAACAATGTAGGTTTGACCGCATCAGCAACCCCAACCTTCTACTGGTTTATCCCCAGCAATACCTATCAATACGTCAACTTCTCCCTGTACAAGGTGGATGCCGAAGATAACCCTACGGATTTGGTCTATGCATCGACATCCCAAATTTCCGGTGAAGGGGGATTGGCCAGTGTCTCTTTACCAGAGCAAGGGACTACTCAAACGTTAGAAGCGGGTAAGAGCTATCGCTGGATGGTGCGACTGCTCTGTTCCGGCAATGATCGCCGGGGACTCTCTGCCACCGGATGGATTACCTACAGCCCACCTAGCCCCCAGTTGTCCAATCAGTTAACGGCCCAACCGGAAAATAAGGCCGATGTCTATGGTGAGGCTGGCTATTGGTATGACGCGGTGAAAGAGCTTGCACTGCAAAAACAAGCCAATCCCAACAGTCCTGGGGTAAACCTGGCTTGGAAAGCGCTGATGGAATCGGAGTTTGTCCAGCTCAACCAACTGGCTGCTCTGTAAAGGATTAGGCTTTTCCAGTCGCCATAAAATAGCTAAATATTTAAGCCCTGAACCGTTTCAGTTGGTGGATATTCAACGGTGAAGTGATACTCAATCACCTGGCGTTGCTGAGGGGCTAGAGCCAAGGTCCAATCCAACTGGCCCAGTTCACCACACTCAATTCTGGGCTGGCTCTGGGTGAGTCGGACTTTGAGGCGCTCGTCTCGACTCACGGGGAGTTGTTCCGTTAACTGTAGCTTGGCTGCTTGTTCCAGGAAATTAGTCACCGTTAGACGATAGGCAAAGGTAATCCGGCGCTGGCCTCCGATCAGTTTTTTATCGACCTGGCGTTCTACCAGCTCTCGCTCTACCCCCAGCCCTTCGTCAATGCCCAGATCGGTCTTGAATTCCTGCCCTGGAGCTGTATGGTCCAGCTGGGCAGTGCCGACAAACATCCGATCGCGAAAAATATTCGCTTTGCCGGGCAAGAGGGTAACACCATCCATAGGATTTTTTACGGTGGCCTGGAGATAGGCAAAACTCACCCGACTCGGCATGGCAATATGCTGGCAATCCACGGGATAGTCTTGATTCGCTAGAGTGACGGTATGGGGGTTGCCATCGCTAGGAATATCACTATTGCCCCCAATGCGAAAGGAGACCACGGTTCCCGATTTAGAGATATCTGCTGTGGCCACTTGGGCCTTATTCTTCCGGGCTGGGCTAGGCGGCGCTGCTGCTTTGATGTCGACTCCTACTGCTAGGGCTGGCATAGGTGCAGAGGGCTTTCGCCGTTTAAGCATTTCCACTTGTTGAGGTAAGGCGATAAACCATGGCTCCAATTTGGGGGGTAAGGAGCCTAATCCCGGCTTAGCGGTGGATAAGGTTAAGGCAACGGCATTCCAGCTTTCTCCTGTGGTCTGTTCCACTTCAGCTAGATAGGCTAGGCCAAGCACGCCTGTTTCAGTATTGAACTGCAAATCATAAAGGGGATGCCACTGGGCCTGGTTGACTCGATAACTGACTTCTAAATCCAGTTTGCCTACTGCTGGGGCAATTTTGATGACTAGATGATAGCGCTCATGAGGGCGGCGGGTTTGTAACTTCTGGAGCTGATCTTCTAGCAATTGCAGCTGCTGCTGAAGGGTTTCTTGCTGTCCCTGAATACGGGTAATGGCATCGCGATAGGTTTCATATTGCTCTCCCCAAAACTCGAATAGGGCATGGGTTTCGGTTAGGGTTTGCTGTTTGACGATCTGCTTCGATAGGGTGGGGATGGCTTTTTCACTCAGGGCTTCCACTGCCTTTAATTTCAGCTTCACTGCCTCTAACTGATCCTGATATCGCCGTTGCTGTCGCTGCAGCTTTTTGATCTGTGTTTCTAAGTGAGCAACTTCCGGGGCCACTGATTCAAGAGTAGCCAACAATTCTGTTCTCACCCCCAGTATCTGAACCTCCTGGGTACTCGCCCCTGAGACTCGCACTGAATCCGTCTGTAAGGTCATGGGGAAATCAGGAATGAGGAGTTCCTGTTCATTCCCTGTCAACTCAACCGTCCCTTGGCGGGTGATTTGGGCCTGACGACTAAAGACGGTAACCGCCGTAATCTGAGTATCAATGGTGGTTTGCATGAGTACTTTATGAGGAGATGATTCGGGATAGAGGGGCGTTCAGTTCAGAGATTAAGGGTATTGCCCGTTCCACACCCTAGCACTATGTGAGTTATCCTAAATCCCATCAATACCCGAAAATCGTTCTGAAGATACTCCCAACAGTCAGATTTTCCAGAAGAAGAGGTAGGTATGGAGAAATGCGATCGCACATTCAGTTACGTGGCTGACATGACGGATCTTTCCGCATCAAACTGTCATGTTGTCTATGTGGACGGTAACGCCATTGCCCTGTTCCGGCAACAGGATCAGATTTTTGCCATCGATAACCGCTGTCCCCATATGGGGTTTCCCCTCCATAAAGGCACCGCCCAGGATGGCATTCTGATTTGCCACTGGCACCATGCTCGCTTTGATTTAGCCAGTGGGGGCACCTTTGATCTATGGGCAGATGATGTCCAGTCTTTTCCCGTGGAGATTCGCGAGGGCCAGATTTGGGTGGATCTGACCACACCTCAAGATCGAAAAGCCTATTATCGACAGCGCCTCACGGATGGCTTGGAGCAGAGCATTTCCCTGGTGATTGCGAAGTCTGTATTGGCATTACTGGCCTTGGGAGTCGATTCGGCTGAACTGATTGAAATCGGGTTAGCCTTTGGCAGCCGCTATCGTCGGGCGGGTTGGGGAGCAGGACTAACAATCTTGACCTGCATGGCCAATCTTTTACCCTATCTAGATGAGGAGGATCGGTCGTTAGCCCTGTATCACGGGTTAAGTGCGGTCGCTCGGGATTGTGCAGGGTCGCCTCCTCGATTTGACATTCAGCCCCTACCGCAAACAACGACTGAGTTTGCCACCCTCAAAGGCTGGTTTCGGGAGTTCGTAGAGGTTCGAGATCAGCAAGGGGCCGAACGCTGTCTAGTCTCCGCCATTCGGAGTGGAGCGGCCCCTGAGAAAATTGCTGAGATGCTCTTTGCGGCTGCCACGGATCATCGGTTTCTGGATGGGGGCCATACCCTGGACTTTACCAATAAAGCCCTAGAAGCCTTGGATGTGGTGGGTTGGCACCAGGCCGAGTCCATTTTGCCTAGCTTAGTGCGGGGGTATACGGATGCTGAACGGATGGAAGAGTCTAGTGCCTGGCGCAGTCCCGTTGATTTGGTGGCTCTTTTGGAGCAGACCTTTGCCAAGCTGCCGCAAATCTATCAGGCTTCCCAGCAGACGCCAGTGGATCAAGCGGCTTTAATCCCGATCCTTTTAGGGGATGATCCAGCCCTGATCATTGAAGAATTGCTCAAAGCGATTCAGAACGGATGCAGGGATGTTGAGTTGGCTCAGGTGGTCACCTATGCGGCTGCTAGACGGGTAGCTCAGTTCAGCATCAACAATGATTTTCGAGATTGGGATATTGCCCATCACACCTTTACCTTCGCCAATGCCGTTTGTCAGGGGCTGCGGCGGGTTCCTTCTGTCACTCTCTTGCGAGGGGTCTTTGATACAGCGATGCGGATTTATCTCAATCGGTTTTTGAATATTCCTCCGGTTCCTTTGCCTCGTCCTGCTAACCAGGAACCTACCCTGACCGAACTTCCTGACTTACTCGATCGTCAGCAGCAGGTGAAGGCGGTGGGTGAGGTGGTGGCTCAATTTCAATTCAATGGGGGTAAGACACCACACCTACTGACTGAACT
The Acaryochloris marina S15 genome window above contains:
- the frr gene encoding ribosome recycling factor, giving the protein MKLADAKTLMEKSIEAMKRSLNTIRTGRANASLLDRITVEYYGTETPLRSLATISTPDASTITIQPFDPSSLTDIEKSISLSDVGLVPNNDGSAIRLNIPPLTEERRKDFVKMAGKIAEEGKVAIRNIRRDAIDTARKQGKSGDISEDESKDLQDQIQGLTDKYTNQIDKILADKETEITTV
- the pyrH gene encoding UMP kinase: MGNTYQRVLLKLSGEALMGTLPYGIDPTIVQGIAEEISDVAARGIQVAVVVGGGNIFRGVKGAAAGMDRATADYIGMIATVMNAMTLQDSLEQMDVPTRVQTAISLQELAEPYIRRRAMRHLEKGRVVIFGAGSGNPFFTTDTTAALRAAEIDADIIMKATKVDGVYDADPKINPNAKRFQSLTYGHVLTHDLKVMDSTAIALCKDNNIPILVFDLSVSGNIRRALLGESIGTIVGGSCEVS
- a CDS encoding tetratricopeptide repeat protein, which translates into the protein MRHPSRWILGRLFLLLCLLSIEMTLGGHLAIAAPNQSTPPPYTAEIETQVEDLFNAAMEATNKGNFDQAEQYWTEALEFLPDNPAIWSNRGNSKIGQGNFEAALVDYDRSVELAPEQPDAYLNRGTVQEGLANWEAAIADYNKVIELDPKEAAAYNNRGNAKAGQGDWNAALTDFETAMALSPQFAFARGNYALALYQVGERDESIRTMRNLIRKYPQFADIRAAMTAALWDKGQIGEAESNWVAAIGLDSRYKDTTWLAKIRRWPPALVENMEGFLTLSGEKGA
- a CDS encoding DUF721 domain-containing protein, translated to MSLKPVQQVLSTLKQTHWQHEQEFVQLLDTWTQIVGPVVAAQTQPIQITPRKILLVATTSSAWAQNLAFERNRILKKLNTQLSYEFTDIRFSTSQWPRGSNTLRRRSSVPPSITPASLLPALPVSQLEPSLDPNEAFERWTDAIHQRSHGYPTCPVCQCPTPETELQRWSVCSLCAVREPEV
- a CDS encoding IS5 family transposase; this encodes MQSKGFGRIKHRREQLEARKDSLSEINCLIDWAIFRRCLEQLPQPERKSKAGRKPIDRLLLLKLLILQQLYNLSDEELEYQTHDRLSFRRFLGLSPEDEVPDSTTVWLFRQHLSDADLIEELFATFNQFLAGCGYTAKGGQIIDATLVPVPIQRNTREENKQIKQGDIPPEWKDKPHKQSHKDTDARWTKKNGKSHFGYKNHINIDAAYGFIRQHQVTDASVHDSQPFCDILDGENDADEIWADSAYRSEALEAGLEAIGYVSQIHERGYRNHPLTEEQKETNRGKSKVRAKIEHVFGAWVMNLGGKQVRCIGMKRVRAQLGLKDLAYNLRRYVFWRKKELQTQYA
- a CDS encoding ferric reductase-like transmembrane domain-containing protein; the protein is MFRLDYPPLANWAGFIAALLYVITLLPTILRVVFPSTKTTGIPKSLLIQRRLLGIIAFLMSVIHGYWLVSKRELDFLDFQTYWIYCQGIITFLIFTLLAITSNDWSVKKLKKNWKKLHQLTYFAMFLLLWHVIDKMWGHWTWVTPPSLVITGAITILFLVRMIRENHQSDKPKGQNPESPATKETASKTD
- a CDS encoding WD40 repeat domain-containing protein, yielding MAKTTQKKNWVLFLLMSTAATLYGLRAHEQLGRTVAYQAAPSQSISTIHKTLQTLKNNSVWIYAIALSPDGETLASGRYDGKIELWNLRTGTLRQTLKAHEDAVSSLTISADGQTLISGSWDNRINLWDLHTGNHLHTLEDAADDVTAIALSPDGKSLAASAADKTIRLWDLKSSSQLQVQKAPTVVLSLAFSPDGQVLAGGSRDGVVRFWQRDSLSPRVALEGHQGAVQSVSFSPDGTLLASGSEDQSMKVWHLSEGKLLHTLQGHNAPVLSVAFSPDGRNLASGSYDRTIKIWNPVSGRPLKNLVGHTKSVQSIQFSPDSQTLVSSGSDATVRVWPIVAATALQ
- a CDS encoding DUF928 domain-containing protein, with protein sequence MSKILSRSMPLLAKSIAIASIAGICSQALPSYAGFNPGGTVGKPGNRRGLATRGGGCKASGNPTLTTLVPKNNVGLTASATPTFYWFIPSNTYQYVNFSLYKVDAEDNPTDLVYASTSQISGEGGLASVSLPEQGTTQTLEAGKSYRWMVRLLCSGNDRRGLSATGWITYSPPSPQLSNQLTAQPENKADVYGEAGYWYDAVKELALQKQANPNSPGVNLAWKALMESEFVQLNQLAAL
- a CDS encoding mucoidy inhibitor MuiA family protein; translated protein: MQTTIDTQITAVTVFSRQAQITRQGTVELTGNEQELLIPDFPMTLQTDSVRVSGASTQEVQILGVRTELLATLESVAPEVAHLETQIKKLQRQQRRYQDQLEAVKLKLKAVEALSEKAIPTLSKQIVKQQTLTETHALFEFWGEQYETYRDAITRIQGQQETLQQQLQLLEDQLQKLQTRRPHERYHLVIKIAPAVGKLDLEVSYRVNQAQWHPLYDLQFNTETGVLGLAYLAEVEQTTGESWNAVALTLSTAKPGLGSLPPKLEPWFIALPQQVEMLKRRKPSAPMPALAVGVDIKAAAPPSPARKNKAQVATADISKSGTVVSFRIGGNSDIPSDGNPHTVTLANQDYPVDCQHIAMPSRVSFAYLQATVKNPMDGVTLLPGKANIFRDRMFVGTAQLDHTAPGQEFKTDLGIDEGLGVERELVERQVDKKLIGGQRRITFAYRLTVTNFLEQAAKLQLTEQLPVSRDERLKVRLTQSQPRIECGELGQLDWTLALAPQQRQVIEYHFTVEYPPTETVQGLNI
- a CDS encoding Rieske 2Fe-2S domain-containing protein, with the translated sequence MEKCDRTFSYVADMTDLSASNCHVVYVDGNAIALFRQQDQIFAIDNRCPHMGFPLHKGTAQDGILICHWHHARFDLASGGTFDLWADDVQSFPVEIREGQIWVDLTTPQDRKAYYRQRLTDGLEQSISLVIAKSVLALLALGVDSAELIEIGLAFGSRYRRAGWGAGLTILTCMANLLPYLDEEDRSLALYHGLSAVARDCAGSPPRFDIQPLPQTTTEFATLKGWFREFVEVRDQQGAERCLVSAIRSGAAPEKIAEMLFAAATDHRFLDGGHTLDFTNKALEALDVVGWHQAESILPSLVRGYTDAERMEESSAWRSPVDLVALLEQTFAKLPQIYQASQQTPVDQAALIPILLGDDPALIIEELLKAIQNGCRDVELAQVVTYAAARRVAQFSINNDFRDWDIAHHTFTFANAVCQGLRRVPSVTLLRGVFDTAMRIYLNRFLNIPPVPLPRPANQEPTLTELPDLLDRQQQVKAVGEVVAQFQFNGGKTPHLLTELGKLLLREDRNFHTIQEIEAAVHQYEQWSDPSTRPYWLVAASRYLAAHAPTARAQGQTYRIAHRLQQGDQVFE